The DNA segment GTTAATTTATGTTTCCATTTTATCACCCTTCTGATCATATAAatgcattgttttattattgattgGTTGTCCTTttatatttgatctttttttattataccTACCCCATATAATGAACCTGTATGTTAACGATCCATATTACTCATTACTCTGAACACTTAACCAGGCATACAGtgtcaattatttatttattatactgTCACTCAATTCAGATTTACGTgtacacataaataataaaaaatataaatctaagcacactgtatatactgtacattataCAAATGCACTACCATCATgagattcagtgtgtgtgtagatatatatatatatatatatatatatatatatatatatatcctgtAAATAATGACCCACACTTGATCCCGCAACTTTGCACTATGCACCTTTCAACTACCCCATATAAGTAACCTGTATGTTATTGATCATATTTCTTTGAGCATCTTTCTCCTCTGATAATAATtactatttaaatgtttattctcCACCCTTGCACATTTTGTTTCCCATTGCACTCCTGTCTTGTACAGTTTCTCTATTGCACATAGTGGTCATGTTTTTTCTTGCTAGTTCTGGTAGTCTGTTGTTAATTGTCTATTTGTGTTAGTACACTGAATGCTGCTACTACACAAGATGCCTAGTATGTGTACTCATACATGGCAAATAAAGCCCATTCTGACTTATGTTGCAATCTCTCTTCTGTTTTATAGCTGGGCAGTAAAACGGTATCAATAGTTATTTGTATagtataattttcatcaatataaaaaaatatatatattgcttgtggattgttgaggtgtgtgtgtgtgtgtgtgtgtgtgtgtgtgtgtatgcagtgaGCAGGTATTGCACATGATTGATCTCCCTCAGATTTATAAAAAGTTTCACTGTTTATCAAGTGCTTTTCATTCTCTGTACATAAAGAGTTAGAGTTAAAAAGTACAACCTTCACTAAGGAGCAAAAATCGTTCAACTTTAATAAGGATTATCTGATATTTATCGCGataatttttggccatattgcTCATGCTGCTGCAGTCTCTTGGTTTTAATGTCAAGTTCAGTTTTTACCTGGTAAATTTAAAGCTAATGAAGCTTGACCATGATGTTGTTGGACAAGTTTTCACTGTGGTATTCCATTCTCACccagtgtattttttttttttaaatacttgcaCTTATGCCTTCCACCACCAGGAGCCTGTTTTTCTGCACTTCTCACCTTCTCCACCACCTTTCCAACCTTTTAAACTACAGTATGTGATAAAAGCATGGGAGTGGGAGGTCTGTGGTTTCCcctgctctctgtctgctctctgtggCACCGCACTGTCAGAAGACCCCGAGGACTGAtggcaagaagaaaaaaaaccagtCTGGGGGGCGCGGCTCGCAGTTTTGCCGCAGTTCAGGTCCACATGTGCTGTGCAGAATATATTTTGCCTAGCAACATAAAACCTTATTCCGCTGCATAATCTGCGCATCTCGCTGCATCTCGagtgatttagttttattcctCGAACACATTCATCCCATTTCTCTTGCAGAACAACATTGCATTCATATAATCTTGATTTCAACCATGATAATTATCCTCTGCAGCCTGGAGGCTCAGactaaatgttgtattttgagTTTCCTTAAACGGGGCGTGCGTCCTGTGCGCAGCGTGGTGACATGATCTGTCTGACACGCTGTCTGACTGTTGACCTACTTCCCTCATGTGGGTCAGAGCGGAGAGATGCTCCAACAAAATCGCTTTCCCtggatgtttttaaatctcCAAACCGTGACCAAAGCACTCcgtatttacattttaatattcattcattcacatgtGGCTAATCTGCACAATAAAACACCACGTCTGATCTGAGACACGAGGCTGATGCCGCTGCTGCGGGAAACATGATGCAGCTGACGCCGCGGATCAGAGTCCGGGGATGCTGGTGCTTCTTTAATTTAtggatttgtctgttttctgctCGCAGATGTTTGGCTTTCACAAGCCGAAAATGTACAGGAGTCTGGACGGCTGCTGCATCTGCCGTGCAAAGTCTTCCAGCTCTCGTTTCACGGACAGTAAGCGCTATGAGAAGGAGTTCAGGAGCTGCTTCGGGTAGGTGACACACCTAAGCACGTGGTCTTTAACGCATCTCATTGATAGAAAAACATTTCCCACTCATGATGTGTAATCCTCTCACAGGTTGAGTGAAACGAGATCTGGAGAGATCTGCAATGCCTGTGTGCTGCTGGTGAAACGATGGAAAAAGCTTCCTGTGGGAACCAAGAAGAACTGGAACcatgtgagtgtgaatctgtgagctgctgctgggtcATGATAAAATACCAGAATCATTCAAGCATATTCAGTCATTGAACATTTCTCCACCCCTCTGCACAGGTTGTAGATGCCAGGGGAGGTCCCAGTTTAAAAATAACCTCCAGGCCCAAGAAAATAAAGTCCATCTCTAAGAAAGCTCGGCCGAGTCAGatcagcaggctgcagaaagagcttaaaagaaacagtgagttgtgattatttattttttttgtggggCATTTACTTTAATAGCAGTCACTCATCTCATATTCAAAATGCCTTGTCATACACTCTACATGTCTAACACCTAATAATCTGCTCACCAGATTCCGATGCTCACAGCACCACCTCCAGTGCCTCTCCCGCTCAGTCTCCCAGCTACAGCAACCTGTCGGATGACGGCT comes from the Hippoglossus hippoglossus isolate fHipHip1 chromosome 6, fHipHip1.pri, whole genome shotgun sequence genome and includes:
- the sinhcaf gene encoding SIN3-HDAC complex-associated factor, which translates into the protein MFGFHKPKMYRSLDGCCICRAKSSSSRFTDSKRYEKEFRSCFGLSETRSGEICNACVLLVKRWKKLPVGTKKNWNHVVDARGGPSLKITSRPKKIKSISKKARPSQISRLQKELKRNNSDAHSTTSSASPAQSPSYSNLSDDGSDTELSPGSSRSPVFSFLDLTYWKRQKVCCGIIYKGRFGEVLIDPHLFKPCCRKKQRQQQQQEEEEEEEDEEEDEEEEEEVEVEEGQGGADVEGGKSQAEEEVKEIPTCEENAEPAQLCVTMTTPPTRGVVVAAEAGW